A genomic window from Bubalus bubalis isolate 160015118507 breed Murrah chromosome X, NDDB_SH_1, whole genome shotgun sequence includes:
- the LOC112582212 gene encoding tau-tubulin kinase 1-like: MSAIEEHYWIPGGPDRAGGGAGRDPSLLGVQASAWEGTEGVEEATALLASLEVSRALPGEQGWPQATVEEECGRGPLEEEEMEEDVEMQEDEEEGEIDFDLEDVEEEEHLSGEGEEEEDDSEQEGAAGVIGLGFCVETFGPLFWSQVDSFLRNFRNNRHVLFRPPTDRLMARGRSQAPSEPGEGPVPPQEQEDLGEGGRVLQGLDSAADFQLGYFPCQLWTPMSASFCPNDDGEDQYENTDEEEEAGKEKREGL, translated from the exons ATGTCTGCCATAGAGGAGCACTATTGGATCCCAGGTGGCCCGGATAGAGCTGGTGGCGGGGCGGGCCGTGACCCCAGTCTCCTTGGGGTCCAAGCATCTGCTTGGGAGGGGACGGAAGGAGTCGAGGAGGCCACGGCTCTTCTGGCTTCCTTGGAGGTCTCCAGAGCCCTTCCCGGGGAGCAGGGTTGGCCACAGGCCACTGTGGAAGAGGAATGTGGTAGAGGGCCGttagaggaggaggagatggaggaagaTGTAGAGATGCAGGAGGACGAGGAAGAGGGTGAGATTGACTTCGACTTGGAGGacgtggaggaggaggagcaccTGTCTGGAGAGGGCGAGGAAGAGGAGGACGACAGTGAGCAGGAGGGTGCGGCAGGGGTAATAGGCCTTGGGTTCTGCGTGGAGACGTTTGGGCCCCTGTTCTGGAGTCAGGTCGACTCCTTTCTACGCAATTTCCGTAACAACAGACATGTCCTGTTCCGGCCTCCCACTGACCGCCTGATGGCCAGGGGCCGCTCCCAAGCACCCTCGGAGCCTGGAGAAGGTCCGGTGCCTCCTCAGGAGCAGGAAGAcctgggagagggaggcagagtcTTGCAGG GCCTAGACTCGGCTGCTGATTTTCAGTTGGGATATTTTCCCTGCCAACTTTGGACTCCAATGTCTGCATCATTCTGCCCCAATGATGATGGTGAGGATCAGTATGAAAACACTGATGAAGAGGAAGAGGCTGGAAAGGAAAAACGTGAAGGACTCTGA